A stretch of Oncorhynchus mykiss isolate Arlee chromosome 12, USDA_OmykA_1.1, whole genome shotgun sequence DNA encodes these proteins:
- the mmp gene encoding matrix metalloproteinase (The RefSeq protein has 1 substitution compared to this genomic sequence) — MARRRGAGSPLGTSWTQASSLSSTAGTPVNQVSVNQTYLKTFFNLTEETGPMFRRGPSQRSRKVSEMQRFFGLKVTGTLDAETVKMMKKPRCGLPDVQLGRFTTFDNLKWPTNQLTYRIENYTPDMSVAEVDNSIERALQVWAKVSPLRFTRIYRGTADIMISFGNRNHGDFYPFDGPEGTLAHAFSPGADIGGDAHFDDDEYFTFSSTRGYNLFLVAAHEFGHSLGLSHSNDPGALMFPVYSYTEPSTFSLPRDDVTGIQYIYGPNPDVNPNPDKPDPTPVSTPDACDPTLVLDAVTTLRGEKMFFKGRFFWRIYPQSSKPHQNLIKTFWPELPDNINAAYESQLSDRVFLFKDHQVWALYGYDIVPGYPRNLKSLGLPRTVKKVDAALYDEHSRKTLFFVGDNYYSYDEEMKSMDRGFPKRVDEQFPGMTSKVTAAFQVRGFTYLYSGPYVFEYYMRTRRQFRVLGNNYFLPC; from the exons atggcccgaaGGAGAGGTGCTGGATCCCCGCtagggacatcctggacccaggcATCATCGCTGAGTTCCACCGCTGGCACCCCGGTCAATCAGGTATCGGTCAATCAG ACATACCTGAAGACGTTCTTTAACCTGACGGAGGAGACGGGTCCAATGTTCAGACGGGGGCCCAGCCAGCGGAGCAGGAAAGTCAGCGAGATGCAGAGGTTCTTTGGCCTCAAGGTGACAGGAACCTTGGACGCTGAGACCGTAAAGATGATGAAGAAGCCACGCTGCGGGTTACCTGACGTCCAACTCGGCCGATTCACCACCTTCGATAACCTTAAGTGGCCAACAAACCAGCTTACCTACAG AATTGAGAACTACACTCCTGACATGTCTGTGGCTGAGGTGGACAACTCCATAGAGAGAGCACTACAGGTGTGGGCCAAGGTCTCCCCCCTAAGGTTCACCCGTATCTACCGCGGCACCGCTGACATCATGATCTCCTTCGGCAACAGAA ATCATGGTGATTTCTACCCCTTCGATGGCCCTGAAGGCACCCTGGCCCATGCCTTCTCCCCCGGCGCTGACATTGGAGGAGATGCTCATTTTGATGATGACGAGTACTTCACCTTCAGCTCAACCAGAG GGTACAACCTGTTCTTGGTGGCTGCCCATGAGTTTGGCCATTCCCTGGGTCTCAGCCACTCCAACGACCCTGGAGCACTGATGttcccagtgtacagctacacaGAGCCCAGCACCTTCTCTCTGCCTCGTGATGATGTCACCGGTATCCAGTACATATACG GCCCAAACCCAGATGTTAACCCCAACCCAGATAAGCCCGACCCTACACCTGTTTCCACCCCTGATGCCTGTGACCCCACCCTGGTCCTGGATGCTGTCACCACTCTGCGTGGGGAGAAGATGTTCTTCAAGGGCAG GTTCTTCTGGCGTATTTACCCTCAGAGCAGCAAACCACATCAGAACCTCATCAAGACTTTCTGGCCTGAACTCCCCGACAACATCAATGCTGCTTATGAGAGCCAGCTATCTGACAGAGTGTTCCTCTTTAAAG aTCATCAGGTCTGGGCTCTCTATGGCTATGACATCGTCCCCGGCTATCCCAGAAACCTGAAGAGCTTGGGTCTGCCCAGGACCGTGAAGAAAGTTGACGCCGCCCTGTACGATGAACATTCTCGCAAGACCTTGTTCTTTGTTGGCGACAACTACTACAG TTACGATGAGGAAATGAAAAGCATGGACAGAGGTTTCCCCAAGCGTGTGGATGAACAGTTCCCAGGCATGACAAGCAAAGTGACTGCAGCCTTCCAAGTCCGAG GCTTCACCTACCTCTATAGTGGCCCCTACGTGTTTGAATACAACATGAGGACCAGAAGACAGTTCCGCGTGCTAGGAAACAACTACTTCCTGCCTTGTTAG